In the Triticum aestivum cultivar Chinese Spring chromosome 2B, IWGSC CS RefSeq v2.1, whole genome shotgun sequence genome, TACATATCAAATGTtctttttaaaatactcatatcttctaaatcgtaactccaaatttagcatgttatatatggaatttgattagaaaaatatataaaatatgaatgtgatgttattttacctgttaaccatTTAAAAAATGCTATCTAGGGTGCAATCTTAATCAACAGTGCATTATCCGTCTTTCTTTCATATCGGTGCTAATCCGGGTTGGTACTGTTCCGGATTGTGGATGAACATCTCAGCAAAATTAGGATTGGAGACAAAATTGAAGATCACTTGCTCGTTTCTTTCTACGTATTAAATCTACACGCAAGACTTGTTTAAATAGAGGACACGTGAAATCTTGAACTTACGCTTTTGTAGGCAAAGACCATCTTTGTTGGGATGTAGCTACAAATACTCAGATTATAGACCATTGTTTGTAAATTAAGAGCATGTGGTAttattttctcccgttgcaacgcatgggcccttttgctagtcaagatctatagagatagatcgagacgcttaataggactttcacaaagcacataccttgatagagttttgaagaagttcaaaatggatcagtcaaagaaagggttcttgcctgtgttacaaggtgtgaagttgagtcagactcaaagcccaaccactgtagaagatagagagaaaatgaaagtcattccatatgccttagccataggttctatcatgtatgctatgctgtgtaccagacctgatgtgtgccttgccataagtttggcagggaggtaccaaagtaatccaggagtggatcactggacagcggtcaagatcttcctgaagtatctgaaaaggaccaaggatctgtttctcgtttatggaggtgacgaagagctcgtcgtaaatggttatgtcgatgctagcttcgacgcTGAACCGGATGACTCTAATTCataaaccagatacgtatttatattgaatggtcgaGCTGTCGGTTGGTACAGTTCCAAGAAGAGCATCGaggagggatctacgtgtgaagcggagtacatagctgcttcagaagcagcgcatgaaggagtctggatgaaggagttcatatccgatctgggtgtaacacccagtgcatcgggtccaatgaaaatcttttgtgacaacactggagcaattgccttggcaaaggaatccaggtttcacaagagaaccaaacacatcaagagacacttcaactccattcgtggaaaagtcaaggatggagacatagggatttgcaaaatacatacggatctgaatatagcaacccattgactaagcctcttccgcgagcaaaacacgATCTACACCAAGACTCcgtgggtgttagattcattacaatgtaatatagattattgactctaatgcaagtgggagactgaaggaaatatgccctagaggcaataataaatttgttattttatatttccttattcatgataaatgtttattattcatgctagaattgtattgatcggaaacttaaatacatgtgtgaatacataaacaaataccgtgtccctagaaaccctctactagactagctcgttggtcaaagatggttaaggtttcctaaccatagatatgtgttgtcatttgataacgggatcacatcattaggagaatgatgtgatggacaagacccatcctttagcttagcatattgatcattcagtttatttctactgctttcttaatgtcaaatacatattccttcgactatgatattatgcaactctcggataccaaaggaataccttgtgtgctattaaacatcacaacgtaactgggtgatcataaagatgctctactggtaccttcgaaggtgtttgttgagttggcatagatcaagattaggatttgtcacttcgagtatcagagaggtatctctgggccctcttggtaatacacatcacaagaagccttgccagcaaagtgactaatgagttagttgcaagatgatgtattacggaacgagtaaagagactctccggtgacgatattgaactaggtatgaagataccgatgatcgaatatcgggaaagtaacataccgatggacaaagggaattacgtgtgttgtcataaggttcggccgataaagatcttcgtagaatatgtaggagccaatatgagcatccaggttccgctattggttattgaccggagaggtgtctcggtcatgtctacatagttctcgaacacgtagggtccgcacgcttaacattcgttgatgatatagtgttatatgagttatatgatttggtgaccgaatgttgttcggagtctcgtatgagatcacagacatgaggaggaactccgaaatggtccagaggtaaagattgatatacatAACGATAATATTCGGACTCCGaaagagtttcggagtgcaccgggtagttatcggatcaccggaaggggttccggacacccccggaagtatatgggccatatgggccaaaagtggggagcacaccagcccacaaggggttggcgcgcccctcctatggTAGCTGGCCTAGGCGAGGAAAGGAAAGgtgggattcggcctcccccttcctttNNNNNNNNNNNNNNNNNNNNNNNNNNNNNNNNNNNNNNNNNNNNNNNNNNNNNNNNNNNNNNNNNNNNNNNNNNNNNNNNNNNNNNNNNNNNNNNNNNNNNNNNNNNNNNNNNNNNNNNNNNNNNNNNNNNNNNNNNNNNNNNNNNNNNNNNNNNNNNNNNNNNNNNNNNATggaaggggggtgcggccaagggcaggagcccaagtaggattcggtcctacttggggcacctcctggcctctcccctctcctcccccacctatatatatatgtgggaggggggcgccacatgtaaccacgacaattgcttagccatgtgcggtgtccccctccacagtttagtCCCTCGGTCATAtattcatagtgcttaggcgaagtcctgctgagatagcttcaccatcaccgtcaccacgccgtcctgttgccggaactcatccactactttgtcgtcttgctggatcaagaaggcgaggatgtcaccgagctgaacgtgtgctgaacgcgtaggtgtcgtacgttcggtactcgataggttggatcgcgaagaagttcgacgaCATGAATCGCTTTAacaaacgctttcgcttacggtctacgagggtacttgaCACActtcccctttcgttgctatgcatcttcatggatagatcttatttgtgcgtagatttttttttgttttccatgcaacgtttcccaacatggGCCCACTTGCAGTGCAGGGACAGACTACATGAAGAATGTGCGTCTCAATGATCAtcgggtcccacgtgtcagtgcacAACTTGTGAAATAAACAAAAAACCATTGACCTGTGGGCCGCGAAGGACATGCGCCAACAAACTCCCCCATGTAAGTTTGTTGTTTACTACGCACTACAAAACTTTATGTACTACGCAATTAGTGCACCCATTTTCCACATGTTAGTTTTTTTTTATTTCCTCTAAAAAAAGTTGTTTTTGTTTTATTAAAAATTACAAAATATTCACGTAGTATATGAAGTGTTCATGCTTTTAGGAAATGTATTTCTAGTTGTAAACAGTGTTCATGTGTTTTAATAAAGTATATGTGTTTGTTAAAAGATATATTTTCAAATAGACATAAATTTTAAAATATGcttgaaaaaataaataataacCTGGTTTTCCCCTAGGATTTTATACATTCTTACATTTAAATTAACAATTTATCAACTGTACATACATTTGTCTAGTTAAAAAACATTTTAATTACATGACTTTTTAATAATacataaatatttttttgaattacatTAACATGTTTTAAAACATTTTTATGCATATTATTTGTAAGATAAGAATATTCTAGATTTATTTTTATTGCTATTACAATAATTTACATAAGTTTTAGAATTACTAAAAATGAAAAAGAGACTCATACATCGAAGGGGCACGTAAAAAAAGAAAATATAACTAATATTTTTAAAAAGGGCCACGTGATATTTAAAAAATGAATATTTTGAAAATTAGATTAACATTTCAAAAATGTATAACTTTTAGAAATTGTAAAATTATTTTATTATATATGTGAATGCTTACGAATATTATGAAACCATTTCATTAATATTTACTATTATTTTTAATTTTGTGAATATTGAAAATGTCATTAACTTTTTTAGGGGTCATCAACTATTTATTTAATATGGTGACTACAGTttgaatatttttctgaaaaacgaAAAATAACTAAATATGGAAAATTGGGCGCACTGATTGCGGTCCATTTAACTCCGCTGTCAGGCCAGGTACATAAAGGTTAGTGATGCGTAATAGTCAACTAATTTTCTTTGGTCAAATAGTTAGCGCAGGTCCTTTGCAGTGTACAGGTAGCAAGTTCAAATCCCAGTTGTGcttgatttttatttatttcggTTGTGCACAGACAGGTGGGACCCGATTGTCATTTAGACAAACTCTTTCCATGTCAGTCTGTCTCGGCCATGCAAGTGGGCCCAATGCCACGTTGGCATGTCTAGTCAGCAATACATACATATCTGGATGTGATTTGGACCGCATTTGCATCATACTGTCAAGTTATAGAACCAGTTCGGTGTATTTTTCAAGTTTAAGCATCAAAGTGAACATCGATGGCAAGTTTAGGCACCACTGGTGTTATTACCTCACTTAAATTCAACGGTCAAAGTGGAGGTCGAGCCAACCCTTCCTCGTCAGGCCACCCTCGGCGAGAGCTGGGTCGgggccggtgtcgtcgtcgtcgtcggggaagACGCTCTACCActcctcgtcgacgtcgatctcctacTCGCCGTCCTTCTTGTCGCCCTCCTCACCGCCTTCCACCTCGTCGTCGGAGATGACGATGACTTCCCCGTCATTGACAGCGAATATCGTCCGCTCCACCTCCACGAGCTCCGAGTGCTGTCGGGGAGGTCCTCCATGTACGCCTCGTCGGCAGCCTCTGCCTCGAGGCGCTCCCTCGCCTCTCGGTCCTCCTGCGTCATCGTCGCGCTCACCACCCCCGGCTCCGGCGGAACGAAGTGGACCGGCGCCATCCCGAGCGAGAAGTTTAGCCGGGCGGCGGCGCCGTGGTACCGAACTTGCTaccggtcgtactccatggccacgAACTCGGCCGTGTGGAACTACCCGACCCACATCCTCTTGTGGGTCTCTCGGTCGGTGATCTCCGCCACCCACGTCCCCCACGAGTGTTGCCGGACGCCGTGGTAGGTCCTCGTTGGCGGTTGCGGCAGAGGGCTCCGGGAAATCGGCGAACCGGGTGGGGCGGGCGGAtcaggcgagcggcggcggctcgaGGATGCGCCGGCGGACGACGACCCTCGGGTATGGCAGCACGGATCCACGTTGCAGATCGGCGACGGGGACATACAACCACCTCATCCGACCATTGGGAGGAGAAGGGGCGGGGGACACGCCTGTGGCTGAGCGAAGGGGAGAAGAGGAGGCagaggagaggaagagagaaggagagaagtTTTACTCGGCCGCCAAGCGTTAGGAAGATTTGCGGCGGTCAAGTAATTTTTTTTACTCGACTAATGTGTATTGAGGATCGGTTAGGTCCCGATAGAGAAGTACTGCATttaaaatagaaagaaaaagggaaaagacaaAAGTAGTCATAGGACATCTAGATGTGATTTAGCAAAACTGTTTAAATAAAAACATGTCCTATATTCTCAATATCTTACTACATTATAAACAAGGATCAGTCAAGACTCGTTATGTCCTAATCCTATATTCCTTTGATCTTGCATAGAGATTCATATAGAGTATATAATTTCAATTGGGACACATTTCATTCAGAATATAAACAGTATAACAAATAAATTAGGAATAAATGAGCAAAATAAAGTAATAGGGCATTTCAAATGGATGATAATACTTGGTTGCTTACAGCTCTACTTGAGTAGAAACTAACATAGAATTTCAGTAACAAACTCCAGCCGATAAATACTCATGTTCACGCAAAATATCATCAACTACGAACTCAAGAAAGCTGAAAGTTGTGGGTAGTTTTGTCCAACTAATGAAAGACATCTTAAGCAGAGGCAGCAGGAGCCTTGGTAGCAGCAGAAAGCTTTGACCTCCTCTTGGCCATGCTCTCGCTCCGGCGGTCTCTTTGCTCCTTCAGCCTCTGCGCAAGCAGCTTCTGGTACTCTGCAGCCTCTGACTTCTTCTTCGCGATCCTCTTCTTCTTGTCGGCGATTCTCGCGCGCTTCCTCTGGAGGGTCAACGGTGTCACAAGACGCTGGATCTTGGGAGCCTTGCTGACGGTCTTGCCTGGAAATAACAAACAATATTGTCTGCGTAAGAAACAAGTAAATTAAAGACACAATGTGAATTGTAGATTAAGTTTTTCGTTAGCAGGCTCAAGACAAGCATTATGATATTAAGACTTAAAAATTTCTTCAAGAACAATGGAAGAGGGTAAAATAACACAATATAATTCATCAGTAAGCGAACAAATCAAGGACAGCTCACCCTTCTTGTTTGTGAAGGACCTGCGGTATGTGTTGACATACTGGCGGACATCATCATCCTTGCCAAGGTTGAAGAGCTTCTTGATCTTGGAAGCCCTCTTGGGTCCCCTCATCCTGGGCTTCTCAGTGTCGGTCAGGCCTGGCAGATCATTCTTGCCCTTCTTGACAATCACCAAGTTGATAACAGATAGGTCTTGGCTGACAATGCAACCACGGACAGACTTCCTCCGGCGCTCACCAACACGCCTGCCATGTCCACGGAAGCAAGATGTGCCTACAGAAGTGAGGCAAAAGAAATACAGGTAAGAATTCTAATTTAATACCGAGAAAATGTCTGCAAGAAGTACAATGAAAATAAAGTAATacccctgtgaagcagaaggcgaacaCGCCCAGGAGTTAGCACTCCTTGCTTCATTGGGAAACCCTGCTTATCACAGCCACCCATGATCTTGAAAATATAGCCCTCGAATTCCTGAGAAACAGAAAATGATAGATATCTTTAATCAAAACTACTAAAATATCAGCTGCAGGTTAAGTGTGATGAAATCACTTGCCAGTAGATTACCTCACCCAGAAGATCACCAACTACCTCCTGGGAGATCCTCTTGTCATAAAGGTTCCGCCTGTAGTTATATTAAACTATTAGATATCCATATCAAAAAAACAGAGGGTAAACTCCCAACTGTTATTATTTTGACAAACAACAGACTAAATTCCTACTACTATATTGATCGTTGACTACTAAAAGCCTCAACTCAACATTGTTCATGGCATCACAGGGTACATAGTTAAATATGTCACCCAAAAATTATCAGTACTGAACATCACAAGAAGTTGAAACTATTCGTTGTTAATCGATACTATGCTACAGAGAAAATCATCAGACATAACTAGCTGCACCACAGACAAGTAGCAATTACATGAATTTGGGGGATGGGTGTAGTTTCTATGCTTAGCCCTCTGCTTTGCACTAATGCTAGCTCAGAATACACATACAAACAAAATAGTGAATGCTGTGACATAGTGTAGTTATCGAAACTGTTACAAGAACACCGACCTCAACGCTGACAGAACGTCCATTCTAGTTCTCTACAACAGCAAAAGCCTCTAATCATGATTCTAGTTCTCTAAAACAGCAAAAGTTCTCAACAAGATTCCAATCGCACCATGACATTTATAAGAGCAGCAATCACAAATAATAGTTCCGACAAACCCAGTCTAACAATGTAACAGAACAGATCCTCCACAGTCAACACGCCAAGTGTTAGATCCACAGGATAACAGATTTAACGAGTCCACCATACTAATACAGGCCGACCACAAGGATCCAAACTGAATAGCAACACAATTTCGAGAGGAAGTGTGGTGACTAGACTACACGACGCGGGTCTAAAGAAAGAATGTGGGGCTGAGAAACACTCACAGCTTCATGTCGTCATCGATCTCCACCTTCTTCTGGCACCCCGTGGTGGGGTTCGCGATGTTCAACTGAAACCGACGCAAGAACCACACGAATCAGGCGCCAGCACAAACGCAGATCACATCGGAGCACGACGGGGGATGAGGAGAAGGTGCGTACCTTCATGGTGAAGTTGCGGCGCAAGCTCGCGGGCCGCGAGCtggggggcggtggggcggcggcggcggcggcgcgggcgctagggtttgggggcgaGGATGCGTGCGTGGGGAAGATGTGATGAGCTTATAAAGGTAGGAGGCGTCGGGGAGAAGTGGAGTGGGCCGTTAGGGTCCAGCCTGCGGGTGCTCGGTTGATCTGGGCCATTTTCAGCGCGGGAGGGGTTTAGTTGGAGAAGATTAAACCGGCCTAGAGTGTATAATGGGCCTATGCTGTTGTCGctaaacaaaaaacataaataaagaagCTCACATTATTACAGACCAATAAAACCTAGTAGCTGTTTGTATAAAAAAAGGCTAGCTGTTGTCGctcaaaaaacataaataaagaagCACCCTAAAAAaagagagcaactaattaacgagcgctccttcgggagcctcgcaacgatcagcgtcacttggcgcgctctcagccattcgccacgtgtcgcaccctgggcgctccctccggaattttttttatttttccacacgcgtttttggctttttaaacagTTCTTTTTTGGGggttcgacgttttggttttccatcgGTCTTCTCTagtttttcgaccaaattttttttcaaaaaaaatatattgcgagagtcacggttttgcttccgcgagaggcatggttttactTTCACGAGTCAGGgctgtgcctctcgaaaacggaaaaaaatgcgttttctgttgttttttctttcgcgagagtcacggttttgcttccgcgagaggcacggttgtgctttcgcgagtcacggccgtgcctctcggaaacgaaaaaaaacgtgttttctagtTTTTTTTTTCTCGAGAGTCACGGCTTTGCTTCTGCCAGAGGCgcgggtgtgctttcgcgagagttatgatttcgtcagaggcacgggcgtgcctctttcagaaGGGAAAAACCCGTGCTACCGGTTCGGTTATTTCGTCTGTTTTTttatgaaaaaaagttcgtcaaaatctatcaacatgggatctagttttgaagatctcgacgcgaggaatccaacggcgaaagcggttaaagatttggacgcacggttttactaaataaaacattttgaataaacggatctacgaaaaaaaggaaaaTTTTCAGGTTGCAACAAATGGCGCACATGCAGCACGCCACTTGTTGCAACCGGAAAAGTTGGAGTGATCTTCGCAACGAGTACTTCTTAACTAGTGATTTCAcctaaaaaacataaataaagaagCACTcctaaaaaacataaataaagaagCTCGCTTAAAAAAACATTTGTCTCAAAAGAAactttaaaaaataaataaataaagtgatctcaacaacaacaaaaacataaAAGAAGCTCATGATTCTCATAAGGAAAAAACGTAAAGAAGCTCAAGTTTAcgacaacaacaaagcctttagttccAAACAAGTTGGGGGAGGCTAGAGGTGAAACTCATAGGATCTTACGATCAACTCATGGTTCGGTCACATGGATAACAAGTTTCAACGCAttcctgtccatagctagttcttttatgatagtccaatccttcagatctctcttcacggactcctcccatgtcaaattcggtctaccccgacctctcttaaCATTCTTCGCACGCTTTAGCCATCTGTTATGCGTTGGAGGTTTTGGATGCCTGCGCTGAATATgctcaaaccatctcagacgatgttgaacAAGCTTCTTTTCAATTTCTACTCTACTcaagtttttcaaaagaaaaaaaactactctgCTTGGTCCGGAGAGGTGTGGTTCTGTTTTACTTTTGGTTTGGAACATGAAATACTCTAGTTACCCTAAAAAAATTGAACATTCTAGCTACTCTAAAAAAAGGAGAAATACTCAAATACTGGTTCTTTTAATTGCAATACTAactatttactccctccgttcctaaatgtaagtctttgtagagattccactatgaaccacatatggatgtatatagatgcattttaagtttagattcattcattttgctccgtatatagtccatctaatggaatccctacaaagacttatatttaggaacggagggaatagaaTAGTACAAACCCCTGTAAAAATAGCATCAATACAACATCAGGTGAGATCGTAATAAAAAAGTAGCATAGGATGAACACACGATGGGTCAACAATTAGGACGATCCCTCCAACTGCTGCCTGCAAAAAAATAGTAACAAATATATAAACTGCCGAAGCGTAAAGAGAATCAGATCACCAGGAATCCTACTGATGACACCAAACACATATGGAAGTATATAGTTATACTTATACTTTATCCACAGCATCACTACGAACAACGGTTACAGAAACACATGTAATCATACAACAGCACACCGCAACCCTCTGCAACAGACGACACACCAGAAGGATGAACACATTACAAACACAAAGCCACACCACCAAGGGGAACCACACCTGCCCGTCACAACGCGCACACAAAGTCGCCGCTGTCCTCGACGTCCGCGTCGACGTCGTCTATGTCGTCGAGCTCCATGCTCCCTAGCCCGGGAACCGACAGCTGCCCGGCAAACTTGGATCCGTCGCCCGGTATCCGTGCCTCCTGGATGATGGCCATG is a window encoding:
- the LOC123044162 gene encoding 40S ribosomal protein S6-2, coding for MKLNIANPTTGCQKKVEIDDDMKLRNLYDKRISQEVVGDLLGEEFEGYIFKIMGGCDKQGFPMKQGVLTPGRVRLLLHRGTSCFRGHGRRVGERRRKSVRGCIVSQDLSVINLVIVKKGKNDLPGLTDTEKPRMRGPKRASKIKKLFNLGKDDDVRQYVNTYRRSFTNKKGKTVSKAPKIQRLVTPLTLQRKRARIADKKKRIAKKKSEAAEYQKLLAQRLKEQRDRRSESMAKRRSKLSAATKAPAASA